One window of Quercus robur chromosome 12, dhQueRobu3.1, whole genome shotgun sequence genomic DNA carries:
- the LOC126708689 gene encoding uncharacterized protein LOC126708689, translated as MDPEIAKTQEERRKMEQQLASMNSLTFDTDLYGGNDRDSYVTSIPVNEDEDNLDSLMDNEVARKLASYTAPKSLLKEMPRGSDENDDVSGFKKPQRIIDREDDYRKRRLNRVISPERHDAFAAGEKTPDPLVRTYADVMREEALKREKEETLKLIAKKKKQQQEEEETAPEKPPADSSAAAAAAPKRRNRWDQSQDDGGAGAAKKAKTASTSDWDLPDTTPGRWDATPTPGRLGDATPSASVGRRNRWDETPTPGRVVDSDATPAAGGVTPGATPAGMTWDATPKLSGLATPTPKKQRSRWDETPATMGSATPMAGATPAAVTPGVTPVGGLDLATPTPGAINLRGAITPEQYNLLRWEKDIEDRNRPLTDEELDAMFPQDGYKILDPPASYVPIRTPARKLLATPTPMGTPLYAIPEENRGQQFDVPKEAPGGLPFMKPEDYQYFGALLNEEEEEKMTSDELKERKIMKLLLKVKNGTPPQRKTALRQLTDKAREFGAGPLFNRILPLLMQPTLEDQERHLLVKVIDRVLYKLDELVRPYVHKILVVIEPLLIDEDYYARVEGREIISNLSKAAGLATMIAAMRPDIDNIDEYVRNTTARAFSVVASALGIPALLPFLKAVCQSKKSWQARHTGIKIVQQIAILIGCAVLPHLRSLVEIIEHGLLDENQKVRTITALSLAALAEAAAPYGIESFDSVLKPLWKGIRSHRGKVLAAFLKAIGFIIPLMDALYASYYTKEVMVILIREFQSPDEEMKKIVLKVVKQCVSTEGVEADYIRSDILPEFFRNFWVRRMALDRRNYRQLVDTTVEIANKTGVADIVGRIVEDLKDESEPYRRMVMETIEKVVTNLGASDIDARLEELLIDGILYAFQEQTSDDANVMLNGFGAVVNALGQRVKPYLPQICGTIKWRLNNKSAKVRQQAADLISRIAVVMKQCQEEQLMGHLGVVLYEYLGEEYPEVLGSILGALKAIVNVIGMTKMTPPIKDLLPRLTPILKNRHEKVQENCIDLVGRIADRGAEFVPAREWMRICFELLEMLKAHKKGIRRATVNTFGYIAKAIGPQDVLATLLNNLKVQERQNRVCTTVAIAIVAETCSPFTVLPALMNEYRVPELNVQNGVLKSLSFLFEYIGEMGKDYIYAVTPLLEDALMDRDLVHRQTAASAVKHMALGVAGLGCEDALVHLLNYVWPNIFETSPHVINAVMEAIEGMRVALGAAVVLNYCLQGLFHPARKVREVYWKIYNSLYIGAQDALVAAYPTLEDEQNNVYSRPELMMFV; from the coding sequence ATGGACCCAGAGATCGCCAAGACTCAGGAGGAGCGGAGGAAAATGGAGCAGCAATTAGCCTCCATGAATTCCCTCACCTTCGACACCGATCTCTACGGCGGAAACGACCGCGACTCCTACGTCACCTCCATCCCCGTCAACGAGGACGAGGACAACCTCGATTCCCTCATGGACAACGAGGTCGCTCGCAAATTGGCCTCCTATACTGCTCCCAAATCCCTCCTCAAAGAGATGCCCAGGGGTTCCGACGAGAACGACGACGTTTCGGGCTTCAAGAAGCCACAGCGAATCATCGACCGCGAGGACGATTATCGGAAGCGGAGATTGAATCGCGTCATCTCGCCGGAGAGACACGACGCTTTCGCCGCCGGCGAGAAGACTCCGGACCCTTTGGTTAGGACTTACGCCGATGTCATGAGAGAGGAGGCgttgaagagagagaaggaggaGACTTTGAAACTCATCgctaagaagaagaagcagcagcaAGAGGAAGAGGAAACCGCCCCCGAAAAGCCGCCTGCGGATTCTTctgcggcggcggcggcggcgccCAAGAGAAGGAACCGGTGGGACCAATCGCAGGATGATGGCGGTGCCGGTGCTGCTAAGAAGGCCAAGACTGCATCTACGTCGGATTGGGACTTGCCGGATACCACTCCCGGGCGGTGGGATGCGACGCCGACTCCCGGGAGATTAGGCGATGCTACGCCGTCTGCTTCCGTGGGGAGGAGGAATAGGTGGGATGAGACTCCGACGCCGGGGAGAGTGGTGGATTCGGATGCAACACCGGCTGCAGGCGGTGTTACCCCGGGGGCAACACCGGCAGGTATGACTTGGGATGCCACACCAAAGCTATCGGGTCTTGCCACGCCGACGCCAAAAAAGCAGAGGTCGAGGTGGGATGAAACGCCTGCTACTATGGGCAGTGCAACCCCAATGGCTGGGGCTACGCCGGCTGCAGTTACGCCCGGTGTTACTCCGGTTGGCGGGCTTGATCTTGCAACCCCGACTCCCGGGGCAATTAATTTGCGTGGAGCAATCACGCCGGAGCAGTATAATTTGTTGAGGTGGGAGAAGGATATTGAGGACAGGAATAGGCCGTTGACAGATGAGGAGTTGGATGCAATGTTTCCGCAAGATGGGTATAAGATTTTGGACCCGCCGGCATCCTATGTGCCAATTAGGACTCCGGCGAGGAAGCTGCTTGCTACACCAACCCCGATGGGGACTCCTCTGTATGCCATTCCGGAGGAGAATCGTGGGCAGCAGTTTGATGTGCCCAAGGAAGCGCCTGGTGGGTTGCCATTCATGAAGCCTGAGGATTACCAGTACTTTGGGGCATTGTTGaatgaggaggaggaagagaaaaTGACTTCTGACGAGCTGAAAGAGAGGAAGATTATGAAGCTTCTGCTTAAGGTTAAGAATGGGACACCACCGCAGAGAAAAACGGCATTGAGGCAGCTTACCGATAAGGCAAGAGAGTTTGGGGCTGGCCCGTTGTTTAACCGGATTCTGCCATTGCTTATGCAGCCCACTTTGGAGGACCAGGAGAGGCATCTTTTGGTGAAGGTTATTGACAGAGTGCTTTACAAACTTGATGAATTGGTACGCCCTTATGTTCATAAGATTCTTGTTGTGATTGAGCCTTTATTAATTGATGAGGATTACTATGCGCGTGTCGAGGGTAGAGAGATTATTTCTAATCTTAGTAAAGCTGCTGGTTTGGCTACTATGATTGCTGCTATGCGCCCGGATATTGATAATATAGATGAATATGTTAGGAACACCACTGCAAGAGCTTTCAGTGTGGTTGCTTCTGCTCTTGGGATTCCTGCTCTCTTGCCCTTCTTGAAGGCTGTCTGTCAAAGTAAGAAATCGTGGCAAGCTAGGCACACTGGGATTAAGATTGTTCAGCAGATTGCCATTTTGATTGGTTGTGCCGTGCTTCCTCATCTGAGGTCCCTCGTGGAAATCATAGAGCATGGTTTGCTTGATGAGAATCAGAAGGTGAGGACAATCACTGCGTTGTCTTTGGCTGCTCTTGCTGAGGCTGCTGCCCCATATGGTATTGAGAGCTTTGACTCGGTGTTGAAGCCTTTGTGGAAGGGGATCAGGTCTCACCGTGGGAAAGTGTTGGCTGCATTCTTGAAGGCAATTGGTTTTATTATTCCGCTTATGGATGCGCTGTATGCAAGTTACTATACTAAGGAGGTGATGGTCATTCTGATTCGTGAGTTCCAGTCACCAGATGAAGAAATGAAGAAGATTGTTCTGAAGGTGGTGAAGCAGTGTGTGAGTACAGAGGGTGTGGAGGCTGATTACATTCGCAGTGATATACTTCCTGAATTCTTTAGGAATTTCTGGGTCAGGAGGATGGCTTTGGATAGGAGAAACTATAGGCAACTTGTGGACACAACGGTGGAGATTGCAAATAAAACTGGTGTTGCCGATATAGTAGGGAGAATTGTTGAGGATCTTAAAGATGAGAGTGAACCTTACAGACGAATGGTTATGGAAACCATAGAAAAAGTGGTTACAAACTTGGGTGCATCTGATATTGATGCTCGGTTAGAGGAGCTTCTTATTGATGGAATCCTTTACGCCTTCCAAGAGCAGACCAGTGATGATGCCAATGTTATGCTTAATGGGTTTGGTGCAGTTGTGAATGCACTTGGGCAGAGAGTGAAGCCTTACCTACCCCAGATTTGTGGTACCATTAAATGGCGGTTGAATAACAAGAGTGCAAAGGTGAGACAGCAAGCAGCTGATCTCATTTCAAGGATCGCTGTTGTCATGAAGCAGTGTCAAGAGGAACAACTGATGGGTCATCTTGGTGTTGTCTTGTATGAGTATCTGGGAGAAGAATATCCTGAAGTTCTGGGATCGATTCTGGGAGCTCTGAAAGCAATTGTCAATGTTATTGGTATGACAAAGATGACTCCTCCTATAAAGGATTTGCTTCCTAGATTGACACCAATTTTGAAGAATAGGCATGAGAAAGTCCAGGAGAACTGCATTGACCTTGTTGGACGAATTGCTGACCGCGGTGCTGAGTTTGTTCCGGCGAGGGAGTGGATGAGGATTTGCTTTGAGCTTCTTGAGATGCTTAAAGCCCACAAGAAGGGTATTCGGCGAGCCACGGTGAACACCTTCGGATACATTGCCAAAGCCATTGGACCACAAGATGTCCTGGCTACCCTGTTGAATAATCTCAAGGTGCAAGAGCGGCAGAACCGTGTGTGCACAACTGTGGCAATTGCCATAGTTGCAGAAACCTGCTCTCCCTTTACGGTGCTGCCAGCCTTGATGAATGAGTATCGTGTACCAGAGCTTAATGTGCAGAATGGTGTCTTGAAATCCCTCTCTTTTCTATTTGAGTACATTGGTGAAATGGGAAAAGACTACATCTATGCTGTGACCCCATTACTTGAAGATGCCCTCATGGATAGGGATTTGGTGCACAGGCAGACTGCAGCTTCTGCCGTCAAGCATATGGCTTTGGGGGTTGCTGGTTTGGGTTGTGAGGATGCTTTAGTCCATTTGCTGAACTACGTGTGGCCAAACATATTTGAGACTTCCCCTCACGTGATTAATGCTGTCATGGAAGCCATTGAAGGAATGAGGGTGGCCTTGGGTGCTGCTGTTGTTCTAAATTACTGCCTCCAAGGGCTATTCCATCCTGCCCGTAAGGTTAGGGAGGTCTACTGGAAGATTTATAACTCACTATATATTGGAGCACAAGATGCGCTTGTGGCGGCTTATCCTACACTGGAGGACGAGCAGAACAACGTATACAGTAGGCCTGAGTTAATGATGTTTGTCTAA